The proteins below are encoded in one region of Fibrella aestuarina BUZ 2:
- a CDS encoding SDR family oxidoreductase: protein MKKLIVVTGGSKGIGRAIVDKFVQEGYEAVVCARNVADVDGPDRLPFAADLSTRAGVDALVEYVRGLNRPVDVLVNNTGTFQPGQIHNEAEGTFEQLMNTNVASAYHLTRGLVGDMMARRDGHIIMMCSTASITAYTNGGSYCISKFALLGMSRVLREELKPSGVRVTAVLPGATLTASWEGVDLPADRFMQPTDVADAIWTACSLPKTAVLEEILLRPQLGDI, encoded by the coding sequence ATGAAAAAACTGATCGTCGTTACGGGCGGCTCCAAGGGCATTGGCCGGGCCATCGTCGATAAATTTGTGCAGGAAGGCTACGAGGCAGTTGTGTGCGCACGCAACGTGGCCGATGTCGATGGGCCCGACCGGCTCCCGTTTGCCGCCGACCTGAGCACCCGGGCGGGTGTGGATGCCCTGGTTGAGTACGTTCGCGGGTTGAATCGGCCGGTCGACGTGCTGGTCAATAATACAGGTACGTTTCAGCCGGGGCAGATTCACAACGAAGCCGAGGGCACGTTTGAGCAGTTGATGAACACCAACGTAGCCAGCGCCTACCACCTGACGCGCGGCCTGGTTGGCGATATGATGGCCCGGCGCGATGGCCATATTATTATGATGTGCTCAACGGCCAGCATCACGGCCTACACCAACGGCGGGTCATATTGTATCTCGAAGTTTGCGCTGCTGGGCATGAGCCGGGTGCTGCGTGAGGAACTTAAACCCAGCGGTGTGCGCGTTACTGCTGTATTGCCCGGCGCCACGCTGACGGCGAGTTGGGAGGGAGTCGACCTGCCTGCCGACCGGTTTATGCAACCCACCGACGTAGCCGATGCGATCTGGACGGCCTGTTCGCTGCCCAAAACCGCCGTGCTGGAAGAAATTTTGTTACGCCCCCAGCTGGGCGATATTTGA
- a CDS encoding YceD family protein, translating into MNALRPYDINIAGLENKRYEYDFTSDKSFFQVLEQQLIGDGNVTTHLVLDKSETMIRLDFSIQGSVEQICDRSLDPYDESVDTNRTLYLKFADRNEELTDEIELIERNTQTINVARYIFDFIVLALPMKRLHPRFRATEEDDDEESEGKLIYTSGSTTDADETNEETPAVDPRWEALRKLSNN; encoded by the coding sequence GTGAACGCATTACGTCCATACGATATCAACATTGCCGGTCTGGAAAATAAACGGTACGAGTACGACTTTACGTCGGACAAATCGTTTTTTCAAGTCCTTGAGCAGCAGCTGATTGGCGATGGCAATGTGACCACGCACCTAGTACTCGATAAGTCAGAGACCATGATTCGGCTGGACTTCTCGATTCAGGGTAGTGTGGAACAGATTTGCGATCGCAGCCTTGATCCGTACGACGAATCAGTGGATACGAACCGGACGTTGTACCTCAAATTTGCTGACCGGAACGAGGAACTGACCGATGAAATTGAACTGATCGAGCGGAATACGCAGACGATCAATGTGGCCCGCTACATCTTCGATTTCATTGTGCTGGCATTGCCCATGAAACGGCTGCACCCTCGGTTCCGGGCCACCGAAGAGGATGACGACGAGGAGTCGGAAGGTAAATTGATTTATACCTCCGGTTCAACCACCGACGCCGACGAGACCAATGAAGAAACACCCGCAGTGGACCCCCGCTGGGAAGCCCTGCGTAAATTGAGTAATAATTAA
- the rpmF gene encoding 50S ribosomal protein L32, translated as MAHPKRRHSSTRRDKRRTHYKATPVTLATDASTGEVHERHHAHVFEGNLFYRGKMIVEGYKTVS; from the coding sequence ATGGCACACCCCAAGCGACGCCACTCATCGACCCGCCGCGACAAACGCCGGACGCATTACAAAGCCACGCCTGTAACGCTGGCTACCGACGCCTCAACGGGCGAAGTTCACGAGCGTCACCACGCCCACGTATTCGAAGGGAACCTCTTCTACCGTGGCAAAATGATCGTTGAAGGCTACAAAACAGTTTCATAA
- the plsX gene encoding phosphate acyltransferase PlsX, with translation MKIAVDAMGGDFAPDAIIEGVALAIRAGLPDQVSIVLIGQQAVIDEQLQRHGVANHPALEVMHADDVVEMGEHPTKALSQKPNSSISIGFKLLKEKQVDAFCSAGNTGAMHVGALFSIKAIEGVIRPCIAGFVPQLNGGTAIMLDIGANADCKPEMLAQFGELGSIYAQYTFGIDQPRVALMNIGEEEQKGSLIAQAAHQMLKESRRIHFVGNIEGKDMFLNRADVIVTDGFTGNALFKLGESFYNIVTERGFNDEFIDRTNYESVGGSPIIGVNGNVIIAHGISSATAIKNMLNLAIRQVEADAHRKIAQALS, from the coding sequence ATGAAGATTGCTGTGGACGCCATGGGTGGTGATTTTGCGCCAGATGCCATCATCGAAGGCGTAGCGTTAGCCATCAGAGCTGGCTTGCCTGATCAGGTTAGTATCGTCTTAATCGGTCAACAGGCTGTTATCGACGAGCAACTTCAACGGCACGGTGTAGCCAATCACCCAGCCCTTGAAGTCATGCATGCCGACGATGTGGTTGAGATGGGCGAGCACCCCACCAAAGCCCTGTCGCAGAAGCCAAACTCGAGTATTAGCATTGGTTTCAAACTCCTGAAAGAAAAGCAGGTCGATGCCTTTTGCAGTGCCGGGAATACCGGTGCCATGCACGTGGGCGCACTGTTTAGTATCAAGGCAATTGAGGGCGTGATCCGCCCCTGCATTGCCGGCTTTGTTCCTCAGCTCAACGGCGGCACGGCCATTATGCTCGACATTGGGGCCAATGCCGATTGTAAACCCGAAATGCTGGCTCAGTTTGGCGAGTTAGGGTCTATTTACGCCCAGTACACGTTTGGCATCGATCAGCCCCGGGTGGCGCTGATGAACATTGGCGAAGAAGAGCAGAAAGGCTCGTTGATTGCGCAGGCTGCGCACCAGATGCTGAAAGAGTCGCGCCGCATCCATTTCGTGGGCAACATCGAAGGGAAAGACATGTTCCTGAACCGGGCCGACGTCATCGTGACCGACGGCTTCACGGGCAATGCCCTGTTCAAACTGGGCGAATCGTTTTACAATATTGTAACGGAACGGGGTTTCAACGACGAGTTTATCGACCGGACCAATTATGAATCGGTTGGCGGGAGTCCCATCATCGGGGTAAACGGCAACGTGATTATTGCCCACGGTATTTCGTCGGCAACGGCCATTAAAAATATGCTCAACTTAGCTATCCGGCAGGTTGAAGCCGATGCCCACCGGAAGATCGCTCAAGCGCTCAGCTGA